In the Pseudomonas sp. DTU_2021_1001937_2_SI_NGA_ILE_001 genome, one interval contains:
- a CDS encoding LysE family translocator yields the protein MSETIFLTLFAVLAVPGPTNSLLFQTGVNRGLSLRALRWVVAEWAAYMLQISVWGLTLDWIARDHPWVATASKVFAVGFLFYIAIKLWGMARRGAADTTPGLSPVGLFVATLSNPKGLFFASFVAPAGTFMTGASYLEFMAAFTLVVLPVGAAWVAFGAMFGGRLTSAHATFWMNRGVSMVIALFASGLLYSVAVKPLLA from the coding sequence ATGAGTGAAACGATCTTCCTGACCTTGTTCGCCGTGTTGGCCGTCCCCGGGCCAACCAACTCGCTGTTGTTCCAGACCGGCGTCAATCGCGGTCTGAGTCTGCGCGCCCTGCGCTGGGTGGTGGCGGAATGGGCAGCCTATATGCTGCAGATCAGCGTCTGGGGCCTGACCCTGGACTGGATCGCCCGTGACCATCCTTGGGTGGCCACCGCGAGCAAAGTCTTTGCGGTCGGGTTTCTGTTCTACATCGCCATCAAGCTGTGGGGTATGGCACGCCGAGGCGCCGCAGACACCACTCCGGGACTCTCGCCGGTGGGGTTGTTCGTGGCCACCCTGAGCAACCCCAAGGGGCTGTTCTTCGCGTCGTTCGTGGCGCCAGCCGGCACGTTCATGACGGGCGCCAGCTACCTGGAATTCATGGCCGCGTTCACCCTGGTGGTCCTGCCGGTGGGGGCCGCCTGGGTTGCTTTCGGGGCCATGTTCGGAGGGCGCCTGACTTCCGCGCACGCCACGTTCTGGATGAACCGGGGCGTATCGATGGTGATCGCCCTGTTCGCCAGTGGCCTGCTCTACAGCGTGGCAGTCAAGCCGTTGCTGGCCTGA
- a CDS encoding diaminobutyrate--2-oxoglutarate transaminase family protein, with translation MPEISDLSKVESNARTYAASFKQLFVKGNGMRLKDAQGREYLDCLSNAGTLALGHNPPAVRDAVLEFLQTDQLQQALDLATPAKHAFVKTLFATLPPALREHGKVLFCGPSGSDAVEAAIKLARHYTQRSTLLAFQGGYHGMTAGALSAMGNLKPKFHAAAVTAGTHFMPFPYPLRCPFGTDGSHTEQLSIDYLRTLLGDPESGVQQPAAVLVEVVQGEGGCIPASANWMRQLRELTRELGILLIVDEVQTGLGRTGSLFAIEHSGIVPDILVLSKAIGGGYPMSLIVFAEHLDTWTAGMHAGTFRGNQIAMVAGAATIEHIQANGLVARAARAGERLREGLDSLARRYPALAEVRGRGLMLGVEIAQPGQDGRPGPADKALAAAIKRECFAKGLLIETGGRHSSVLRLLPPLNISDEEIGQVLERLDSALEAAC, from the coding sequence ATGCCAGAAATCAGCGATTTGTCGAAGGTGGAATCCAACGCCCGCACTTATGCGGCCAGCTTCAAGCAATTGTTCGTCAAGGGCAACGGTATGCGCCTCAAGGATGCCCAGGGCCGCGAATACCTCGACTGCCTGAGCAACGCCGGCACCCTGGCGCTGGGGCACAACCCGCCAGCGGTGCGCGACGCCGTGCTGGAATTCCTGCAGACCGACCAGTTGCAGCAGGCCCTTGACCTGGCCACACCGGCCAAGCACGCCTTCGTCAAGACGCTGTTCGCCACCCTGCCCCCGGCACTGCGCGAGCATGGCAAGGTGCTGTTCTGCGGGCCCAGCGGCTCGGATGCGGTGGAGGCAGCCATCAAGCTGGCGCGCCATTACACCCAGCGCTCGACCTTGCTGGCCTTCCAGGGCGGCTATCACGGCATGACCGCCGGGGCGCTCTCGGCGATGGGCAACCTTAAGCCGAAGTTTCACGCCGCCGCGGTGACCGCCGGTACGCATTTCATGCCCTTCCCCTACCCGCTGCGCTGCCCGTTCGGCACCGACGGCAGCCACACCGAGCAGTTGAGCATCGATTACCTGCGCACGCTGCTGGGCGACCCGGAGAGCGGCGTTCAGCAACCGGCGGCGGTCCTGGTGGAGGTGGTACAAGGCGAAGGGGGTTGCATTCCGGCCTCGGCCAACTGGATGCGCCAGTTGCGCGAGCTGACCCGGGAGCTGGGCATTCTGCTGATCGTCGACGAGGTGCAGACCGGCCTGGGCCGCACCGGCAGCCTGTTCGCCATCGAACATTCCGGCATCGTGCCGGACATTCTGGTGTTGTCCAAGGCCATCGGCGGGGGTTACCCGATGTCGCTGATCGTGTTCGCCGAGCACCTGGACACCTGGACCGCCGGCATGCATGCCGGCACCTTCCGTGGCAATCAGATCGCCATGGTGGCCGGCGCAGCGACCATCGAGCACATCCAGGCCAACGGTCTGGTGGCGCGTGCTGCGCGGGCCGGTGAGCGCTTGCGCGAGGGGCTCGACAGCCTGGCCAGGCGCTACCCGGCGCTGGCCGAGGTACGCGGGCGCGGGCTGATGCTGGGCGTGGAAATCGCCCAGCCCGGCCAGGACGGCCGCCCAGGCCCGGCAGACAAGGCTCTGGCTGCGGCGATCAAGCGTGAGTGCTTTGCCAAAGGCCTGCTGATCGAAACCGGCGGCCGGCACAGCTCGGTGCTGCGCTTGCTGCCGCCGCTGAACATCAGTGATGAGGAGATCGGCCAGGTGCTGGAGCGCTTGGACAGTGCGCTGGAGGCAGCCTGCTGA
- a CDS encoding cyclic peptide export ABC transporter: MSSAADTPAKPGSLLRLLWRSHPWLTLFTVLTGVISGVASIAVVNVINTAIHDDAARSTALYWFVGLSVVALLFRNGAALFPALASRRIMTHLRIALCRKILVTPLEEVDRRGAANVLTMLTTDIPQLSTTLVVIPTVLVEATVFVFGIGYLAYLSWVVLAFTLGLMLLGVVLYFFCFGKGIGVSSRMRDEYTAFNEYTHALVFGLKELKLNRIRRNWFSRTAIEASSTRVAQLNFVERVWFTLGDNVGQLTLSLLIGCLLFVAPQLAVLEPSVLTASLLAVLYIMGPVSLLVGAMPVLAQGRVASTRLAQFGFSIDAHHGHTVEPDVPSLPAVAGSEGMPGISLQGVRVQYQGADASAGFALGPIDLQLVPGQLVYIVGGNGCGKSTLAKVLCGLYVPSDGQLKLGDQVVDEHNRSAYRDLFSAVFSDFQLFNRLIGPDENGACPDTAKQYLETLGLADKVQIQGHGYSTLKALSYGQQKRLALVCAYLEDRPVYVLDEWAADQDPPFKRFFYQELLPDLKRRGKTVLIITHDDQYFQLADRIIKLDSGRIVSDVDCTLQERQA; the protein is encoded by the coding sequence ATGAGTAGCGCAGCCGACACGCCGGCCAAGCCCGGTTCGCTGCTGCGCCTGCTATGGCGCAGCCACCCCTGGCTGACCCTGTTCACCGTACTGACCGGGGTGATCAGCGGGGTGGCCTCCATCGCGGTGGTCAACGTAATCAACACGGCGATCCACGATGACGCCGCCCGCTCTACGGCGCTGTACTGGTTCGTCGGCCTGAGTGTGGTGGCGCTGCTGTTTCGCAACGGCGCGGCACTCTTCCCGGCGCTCGCCAGCCGGCGCATCATGACCCACCTGCGCATCGCGCTGTGCCGCAAGATCCTCGTCACCCCCCTGGAGGAAGTCGACCGGCGCGGCGCGGCCAATGTGCTGACCATGCTCACCACCGACATTCCCCAGCTCAGCACCACGCTGGTGGTGATTCCCACGGTGCTGGTCGAGGCCACGGTGTTCGTCTTCGGTATCGGCTACCTGGCCTACCTGTCGTGGGTGGTGCTGGCCTTCACCCTGGGCCTGATGCTGCTCGGCGTGGTGCTGTATTTCTTCTGCTTCGGCAAGGGCATCGGCGTGTCAAGCCGCATGCGCGACGAATACACCGCCTTCAATGAATACACCCATGCGCTGGTATTCGGGCTCAAGGAACTCAAGCTCAACCGCATTCGCCGCAACTGGTTCAGCCGTACGGCAATCGAGGCGTCGTCCACCCGTGTGGCGCAGCTGAATTTCGTCGAAAGGGTGTGGTTTACCCTGGGCGACAACGTCGGTCAGCTGACCTTGTCGTTGCTGATCGGCTGCCTGCTGTTCGTCGCGCCGCAACTGGCGGTGCTCGAGCCCAGTGTGCTGACCGCCAGCCTGCTGGCAGTGCTGTACATCATGGGGCCGGTATCGCTGCTGGTTGGGGCCATGCCGGTGCTCGCCCAGGGGCGGGTGGCCAGTACCCGCTTGGCGCAGTTCGGCTTTTCCATCGATGCGCATCACGGCCATACCGTCGAGCCGGACGTGCCTTCGCTGCCCGCCGTCGCCGGCAGCGAAGGCATGCCGGGCATTTCGTTGCAGGGTGTGCGGGTGCAGTACCAGGGCGCCGATGCCAGCGCGGGCTTTGCCCTGGGTCCCATCGACCTGCAGCTGGTACCCGGGCAGCTGGTGTACATCGTGGGCGGCAACGGGTGCGGCAAAAGTACCCTGGCCAAGGTCCTGTGCGGGCTTTATGTGCCCAGCGATGGCCAGCTCAAACTGGGCGACCAAGTCGTCGACGAGCACAACCGCAGCGCCTACCGCGACCTGTTCTCGGCGGTGTTCTCGGACTTCCAGCTGTTCAACCGGCTGATCGGTCCGGATGAAAACGGCGCCTGTCCGGACACCGCCAAACAGTACCTGGAAACCCTGGGGCTGGCGGACAAGGTGCAGATTCAGGGGCACGGCTACTCGACGCTCAAGGCGCTGTCGTACGGGCAGCAGAAACGCCTGGCGCTGGTGTGTGCCTACCTGGAGGACCGGCCGGTGTACGTGCTCGATGAGTGGGCCGCCGACCAGGATCCGCCGTTCAAGCGCTTCTTCTATCAGGAGCTGCTGCCCGACCTGAAGCGGCGCGGCAAGACGGTGCTGATCATCACCCACGACGACCAGTACTTCCAGCTGGCCGACCGCATCATCAAGCTCGACAGTGGACGGATCGTCTCGGATGTCGATTGCACACTGCAGGAGCGGCAGGCTTAG
- a CDS encoding TauD/TfdA family dioxygenase yields MTADTHASSTVSHAGRTMPLQPPGGALDDRVRVAPLSPQATLPLVIEPAQPGLDVLAWAAEQRCALDALLCEHGALLFRGFGLDSVAAFEAFAEALSPGLHGGYGDLPKKEGGRNVYRSTPYPEREMILYHNESSHLESWPRKQWFYCELPSKVGGATPLADIRQVLRRLPADVAQAFASKGLRYSRTFIEGVEPSWQQFFGTEQREQVEAHCRAQGTPFEWLDDNTLQIHTHCPGVLQHPITGEAAFFNQVQLHHPYCLGEDMREDLLDLFGEGRLPRLVSYGDGSPIDDHTMELIGQAYEACAVRFDWRQGDLVMLDNMLTAHARDPYQEPRLIAVAMGEMVERDQVWRRS; encoded by the coding sequence ATGACCGCAGACACCCATGCCTCGTCCACCGTCAGCCACGCTGGCCGCACGATGCCCTTGCAACCACCAGGTGGGGCGCTGGACGACCGCGTGCGCGTTGCGCCGCTGTCGCCGCAGGCCACCTTGCCGCTGGTGATAGAGCCCGCGCAGCCAGGTCTGGATGTTCTCGCCTGGGCCGCCGAACAGCGTTGCGCCCTGGACGCTCTGCTGTGCGAGCACGGTGCGCTGCTGTTCCGTGGGTTTGGTCTGGACAGCGTGGCGGCCTTCGAAGCCTTTGCCGAAGCGCTGTCGCCAGGCCTGCATGGCGGCTATGGCGACCTGCCGAAAAAGGAAGGCGGGCGCAACGTGTACCGCTCCACGCCTTATCCGGAGCGGGAAATGATCCTGTACCACAACGAGAGTTCGCACCTGGAGAGCTGGCCGCGCAAGCAATGGTTCTACTGCGAGCTGCCGTCCAAGGTGGGAGGTGCCACGCCGCTGGCCGACATCCGCCAGGTACTGCGCCGGCTGCCAGCCGACGTGGCGCAGGCCTTCGCCAGCAAGGGCCTGCGTTACAGCCGCACCTTCATCGAGGGGGTCGAGCCGAGCTGGCAGCAGTTCTTCGGCACCGAGCAGCGCGAGCAGGTAGAGGCCCACTGCCGCGCGCAGGGCACGCCATTCGAATGGCTCGACGACAACACCCTGCAGATCCATACCCATTGCCCTGGCGTGCTGCAGCATCCGATTACCGGCGAGGCGGCGTTCTTCAATCAGGTGCAACTGCATCACCCGTACTGCCTGGGTGAAGACATGCGGGAAGACCTGCTCGACCTGTTCGGCGAGGGCCGCCTGCCACGGCTGGTGAGCTATGGCGATGGCAGCCCCATCGACGACCACACCATGGAATTGATCGGCCAGGCCTATGAGGCCTGCGCGGTACGCTTCGACTGGCGGCAGGGCGACCTGGTGATGCTCGACAACATGCTCACCGCGCATGCCCGTGACCCTTATCAGGAGCCTCGCCTGATCGCCGTGGCCATGGGCGAGATGGTCGAGCGTGACCAGGTCTGGAGGCGGTCATGA
- a CDS encoding amino acid adenylation domain-containing protein yields MPISPPTGSPGHSSSTPLPKSALLHELFSAQARALPERTAVSDQDGALSYAELDAASSRLAAHLRAEGVKAGTLVGLCLPRGTQLVSALLGILKAGGAYVPIDPRYPAKRIAHIIEDSGLQVLIGDAQSLEQPLPEGIRLLGIEALLQSSDKPLTPGDARDPAQSPAYVIYTSGSTGTPKGVQVTHANASALLASTQRRFAFNSDDVWSMFHSIGFDFSVWEIWGALAYGGHVAIVPYEVSRSPQAFQAWLAKTGVTVLSQTPSAFRGLDQANQQAPEPLALRYVVFGGEALPSSVLKSWVARHGDAQPQLVNMYGITEATVHTTYHRVLAKDLANHTSVPIGEPLDGWVLHLLDEHGDAVADGQVGELFIEGAGVAPGYLNRPDLTAQRFVTLPGSQARAYRSGDLLSRDSQGVHHYKGRADQQLKVRGFRIEAGEVQACLQRDGLISASHVCAHDYGDGDVRLLAYVVPADGGGQLSPALRERLAALASEHLPDFMRPSAYMALAQLPLTDHGKIDSARLPSPSSADQPAAQPQSDLSEHQRRVLKVWSEDIGLKGIGIDDDFFDFGGTSLALIRALSVLKNHYRIDLNPGVLADGATARILAQSIEMSLANAQRSKEQAHV; encoded by the coding sequence ATGCCGATTTCTCCCCCCACTGGCAGCCCAGGCCACTCCTCCAGCACCCCGTTGCCCAAGTCTGCACTGCTGCACGAGCTGTTCAGCGCCCAGGCCCGGGCCCTTCCCGAGCGTACCGCGGTCAGTGACCAGGACGGGGCCCTGAGCTATGCCGAACTGGATGCCGCGTCTTCGCGCCTGGCCGCTCACTTGCGCGCCGAGGGCGTCAAGGCCGGCACCCTGGTGGGCCTGTGCCTGCCGCGCGGTACGCAGCTGGTCAGTGCCCTGCTGGGCATTCTCAAGGCCGGCGGCGCCTACGTGCCGATCGACCCGCGCTACCCGGCCAAGCGCATTGCCCACATCATTGAGGACAGCGGCCTGCAAGTGCTGATCGGCGATGCCCAGAGCCTGGAGCAACCGCTGCCTGAAGGCATCAGGCTGCTGGGCATCGAGGCGCTGCTGCAGAGCAGCGACAAGCCACTGACGCCTGGTGATGCCCGCGACCCGGCCCAGTCGCCAGCCTATGTGATCTACACCTCCGGCTCCACCGGCACCCCCAAGGGCGTGCAGGTCACCCATGCCAACGCCAGCGCGCTGTTGGCCAGCACCCAGCGCCGCTTCGCATTCAACAGCGACGATGTGTGGTCGATGTTCCACTCCATCGGCTTCGACTTTTCGGTCTGGGAAATCTGGGGCGCCCTGGCGTATGGCGGGCATGTGGCAATCGTGCCTTACGAGGTGTCCCGCTCGCCGCAGGCCTTCCAGGCCTGGCTGGCCAAGACCGGGGTCACCGTCCTCAGCCAGACCCCCTCGGCATTCCGCGGCCTGGACCAGGCCAATCAGCAGGCCCCCGAACCACTGGCACTGCGTTACGTGGTGTTCGGTGGCGAGGCGCTGCCGTCCAGCGTGCTGAAGTCCTGGGTGGCGCGCCATGGCGACGCACAGCCGCAACTGGTGAACATGTACGGGATTACCGAGGCCACGGTGCACACCACCTACCACCGCGTATTGGCCAAGGACCTGGCGAACCACACCAGCGTACCGATCGGCGAGCCGCTGGATGGCTGGGTCCTGCACCTGCTCGACGAACATGGCGATGCCGTGGCGGACGGGCAAGTGGGTGAACTGTTCATCGAAGGCGCAGGCGTGGCACCGGGTTACCTGAACCGTCCGGACCTGACCGCCCAGCGTTTCGTGACCCTGCCCGGCAGCCAGGCGCGTGCCTACCGCAGCGGCGACCTGCTCAGCCGTGACAGCCAGGGCGTGCATCACTACAAGGGGCGCGCCGACCAGCAGCTGAAGGTGCGCGGCTTCCGTATCGAGGCCGGTGAGGTGCAGGCCTGCCTGCAGCGCGACGGACTGATCAGCGCCAGCCATGTCTGCGCCCACGATTACGGCGACGGTGACGTTCGCCTGCTGGCCTATGTGGTGCCGGCCGATGGCGGCGGACAGCTGAGCCCTGCCCTGCGCGAGCGCCTGGCCGCCCTGGCCAGCGAGCACCTGCCCGACTTCATGCGTCCTTCGGCCTACATGGCACTGGCGCAACTGCCATTGACCGACCACGGCAAGATCGACAGCGCCCGCCTGCCCTCGCCGAGCAGCGCCGATCAGCCGGCGGCGCAACCGCAAAGCGACCTTTCGGAACACCAGCGCCGCGTGCTCAAGGTGTGGTCCGAAGACATCGGCCTCAAAGGCATTGGCATCGACGACGACTTCTTCGACTTCGGCGGCACCTCGCTGGCGCTGATCCGCGCCCTGAGCGTTCTGAAAAACCACTACCGCATCGACCTCAACCCCGGTGTGCTGGCCGATGGCGCCACCGCACGGATCCTGGCCCAGAGCATTGAAATGTCACTTGCCAACGCCCAACGTTCGAAGGAGCAAGCCCATGTCTGA
- the syrB2 gene encoding syringomycin E biosynthesis L-threonyl-[L-threonyl-carrier protein] 4-chlorinase SyrB2 — protein MSEVATAQRFHLTAEERAQFEKNGFIGPFTAYSQEEMKEIWRRTRLRLLDRSHAAYQDLDAISGATNIANYDRHLDDDFLADHICRAQICDRVQSILGPEVICWRTEFFPKYPGDEGTDWHQADTFANASGKPQIIWPEHEDFGGTITVWTAFTDVTIANGCLQFIPGTQNSMNYDETKRMEYSPELVNAKEKNGVRRGFFGYDYRQLQIDENWEPDESQAVPIQMKAGQFVIFWSTLMHASYPHSGESQEMRMGFASRYVPSFVHVYPDSDHIEEYGGKISLENYGAVQVVGEHTPAYNRLVTHTTRGKRFERS, from the coding sequence ATGTCTGAAGTCGCTACAGCGCAACGTTTTCACCTCACTGCCGAAGAACGCGCCCAGTTCGAGAAAAACGGTTTCATCGGTCCGTTCACCGCCTATTCCCAAGAGGAAATGAAGGAGATCTGGCGGCGCACCCGCCTGCGCCTGCTCGACCGCAGCCATGCCGCCTATCAGGACCTGGACGCTATCTCCGGGGCCACCAACATCGCCAACTACGACCGCCATCTGGACGATGACTTCCTCGCCGACCACATCTGCCGCGCGCAGATCTGCGACCGCGTGCAAAGCATCCTGGGCCCTGAGGTGATCTGCTGGCGTACCGAGTTCTTCCCCAAATACCCCGGCGACGAAGGCACCGACTGGCACCAGGCCGACACCTTCGCCAACGCCTCCGGCAAGCCACAGATCATCTGGCCGGAACATGAAGACTTCGGCGGCACCATCACGGTCTGGACCGCCTTCACCGACGTGACCATCGCCAACGGTTGCCTGCAGTTCATCCCCGGCACGCAGAACAGCATGAACTACGACGAAACCAAGCGCATGGAGTACTCGCCGGAGCTGGTCAACGCCAAGGAAAAGAACGGCGTGCGCCGCGGCTTCTTCGGCTACGACTATCGTCAGTTGCAGATCGACGAGAACTGGGAACCGGATGAAAGCCAGGCGGTGCCGATCCAGATGAAGGCCGGCCAGTTCGTGATCTTCTGGTCGACCCTGATGCACGCCTCCTACCCGCACAGCGGCGAGAGCCAGGAAATGCGCATGGGCTTTGCCTCGCGCTACGTGCCGTCGTTCGTGCATGTGTACCCGGACTCCGACCACATCGAGGAGTACGGCGGCAAGATCAGCCTGGAAAACTACGGCGCGGTACAGGTGGTCGGTGAGCACACCCCGGCCTACAACCGCCTGGTCACCCACACCACACGCGGCAAGCGCTTCGAGCGCAGCTGA
- a CDS encoding alpha/beta hydrolase → MTLPNDPTLRVCQAVRLLRHLAPNLPSPLSIAFNPVPASHLETCERLVSQAFAACGVQPLRFCHDAPEQLSSFELLISRRLSKALPSGPVDTGPHSERLIAEFDFSPPPAGLQACVIDSFDGAPLNAYSGGEPGLPALLLALPCGLPFELCQDWVQGLAQQYRVLTWETRGLFGGAEDFDSLAVDTDAQVADLFAVMDHFDQPDAHLMGICGGAMIALCAAASQPARVRSLSLWHGDYTLGEDDWRTPHQRNFEWLMEAAAGDREEARELQKLFVDPATLMTTPEPIAHLALYPYTNAELFYRYARLNHALNQTDLHAVLPSIEVPALVVAGDNDQTTHIGGSKHVARTLPQARLHIEQGGSHVAFFEHGRRSLPVAFGFMEALLAAA, encoded by the coding sequence ATGACCCTGCCAAACGACCCGACCTTGCGGGTGTGCCAGGCAGTGCGCCTGCTGCGCCACCTGGCCCCGAACCTGCCCAGCCCCTTGAGCATCGCCTTCAACCCCGTGCCTGCCAGCCATCTGGAAACCTGTGAACGCCTGGTCAGCCAGGCCTTCGCCGCCTGTGGCGTACAGCCGCTGCGCTTCTGCCATGACGCCCCCGAGCAGCTGTCATCCTTCGAGCTGTTGATCAGTCGGCGCCTGAGCAAGGCTCTGCCGAGCGGCCCCGTGGATACTGGCCCGCACAGCGAGCGACTGATCGCCGAATTCGATTTCAGCCCGCCCCCCGCCGGCCTGCAGGCCTGTGTGATCGACAGTTTCGATGGCGCGCCGCTCAACGCCTACAGCGGCGGCGAGCCCGGCCTGCCAGCCCTGCTGTTGGCCTTGCCCTGCGGCTTGCCTTTCGAACTGTGCCAGGACTGGGTCCAGGGCCTGGCACAGCAGTACCGGGTGCTCACCTGGGAAACCCGTGGCCTGTTCGGCGGCGCCGAAGATTTCGACAGCCTGGCCGTGGATACCGATGCCCAAGTGGCGGATCTGTTTGCCGTGATGGACCATTTCGACCAGCCAGACGCGCACCTGATGGGCATTTGCGGTGGCGCGATGATCGCCCTGTGCGCGGCGGCCAGCCAGCCCGCACGCGTGCGTTCGCTGAGCCTGTGGCATGGCGACTACACCCTGGGCGAGGATGACTGGCGCACCCCGCACCAGCGCAATTTCGAGTGGTTGATGGAAGCCGCAGCCGGCGACCGCGAGGAAGCCCGCGAGCTGCAGAAGCTGTTCGTCGACCCCGCCACACTGATGACCACCCCCGAGCCCATCGCCCACCTGGCGTTGTACCCCTACACCAACGCCGAGCTGTTCTACCGCTACGCACGGCTCAACCATGCTCTGAACCAGACCGACCTGCATGCCGTGCTGCCGAGTATCGAAGTGCCTGCCCTGGTGGTGGCCGGCGACAACGACCAGACCACCCATATCGGTGGCTCCAAACACGTGGCCCGTACCCTGCCCCAGGCGCGCCTGCACATTGAACAAGGCGGCAGCCATGTGGCGTTCTTCGAACATGGCCGACGCTCGCTGCCGGTGGCGTTTGGCTTCATGGAAGCGTTGCTGGCGGCGGCCTGA
- a CDS encoding LysR substrate-binding domain-containing protein, with protein sequence MQTKWIDDLLAIAETKNFSRAAEMRCITQSALSRRIKSLEEWVGVELVDRGTYPVQLTLAGQTFCNEGREALSAFMDLRSSLRRGERMPGRSIQVVAGHTLSMTFVPKWFTQFQQRNGYFTARVLAANVQEAVIALAEGGCDLMIGYSHPRAPILLDPDKFVGLRLGTDAFFPVSAPGADGKPLFALSGSPHQPIPYLSYTATSFLGRVVDLILHGQPVQPDLQRFYEADMAMHLMRMAREGYGITWLPESAVEEEIAAGKLVRAGGPEWAAELEIWSFRSIGNTNQTMIELWKSLERDVP encoded by the coding sequence ATGCAGACCAAATGGATAGATGACCTGTTAGCGATCGCAGAAACCAAGAACTTTTCCCGTGCGGCAGAGATGCGTTGCATCACTCAGTCGGCGTTGTCGCGGCGGATCAAGTCGCTTGAAGAGTGGGTGGGCGTCGAACTCGTTGATCGGGGGACCTACCCGGTGCAGCTCACCCTGGCCGGGCAGACATTCTGCAACGAGGGGCGGGAAGCTTTGTCTGCATTCATGGACTTGCGCTCGTCATTGCGGCGCGGTGAGCGGATGCCTGGACGATCCATTCAGGTGGTTGCGGGTCATACACTGTCCATGACGTTCGTACCCAAATGGTTCACTCAATTCCAACAGCGCAATGGCTATTTCACGGCCCGTGTACTGGCAGCCAACGTTCAGGAAGCCGTTATTGCATTGGCAGAAGGTGGCTGTGACCTGATGATCGGTTACAGCCATCCACGCGCGCCCATCCTTCTGGACCCAGACAAATTCGTGGGGCTTCGCTTGGGCACTGATGCGTTTTTCCCGGTTTCAGCCCCCGGTGCCGATGGCAAACCGTTATTCGCATTGTCTGGATCTCCTCACCAGCCCATTCCTTACCTCTCTTATACCGCGACCTCGTTTCTGGGCCGGGTAGTCGATCTGATTCTTCATGGCCAACCGGTGCAACCTGACCTGCAGCGTTTTTACGAAGCCGACATGGCCATGCACCTGATGCGAATGGCGCGCGAGGGCTATGGAATTACCTGGTTACCCGAGTCGGCGGTGGAAGAGGAAATCGCGGCCGGCAAACTCGTTCGCGCGGGAGGACCTGAATGGGCTGCTGAGTTGGAGATATGGTCGTTCCGTTCGATCGGCAACACCAATCAAACGATGATCGAGCTGTGGAAGTCGCTTGAGAGGGATGTCCCTTGA